The Setaria italica strain Yugu1 chromosome VIII, Setaria_italica_v2.0, whole genome shotgun sequence genome includes the window TGACTGAACAAAAGCTTGCTTAACACATTCAGACTTCTAATAGCATGCGTTACTACTTGAAGATGTAGTGTAAAGTTTACCCAAAAAGTTGAAATGCTGAATACACATTCAGCTTCACTGAAGTAAAGCACTAATAGCTAGTTTCTGAAGAAGTTGCTATGCGCTGAGTGACTGAACGTAAGCCTATAACACATTCAGACTCCTACACATCCTTGACGAAAGGGGGGAAATGGAGGAGGAAGTGCAAAGGTAACTCGATCATCATAGTGTTACCACTCGAAGGATTTGACCATGTCCATCTGGGCGGCAAGGTCGGCCATGCCTTTGAGGACGTCCTCCACCACGACGCCCTCCTTGAACTTCACCAGGCACAGGTGCTTCACCTCCCCCATGCCGCACTCCGAATGGCTTTGCAGAGAGGATCGGAGTGCCAATGCGATGGACCGTGGCGCCATGATGCCCGCCCAATTTAAGGCCGGAGCACCGACAGAGCTGCTCCTCTCGCGCACTGGGCTGAATCATTTCGGCACAGTAAACACGACGCACAGAGCTGCTGGTTTGAGAGCATGCTGACGCGGTTAGATCTAGGATGAGTCCCTCGTGCATGATTTCGATTGGACCGACCGACATCCACGTACGACGGTGCGTGGGCAGCCATATGATGTGCCGGTGCTCTCtgctctcccctcccctcttctgcatctctgttgtggagattGGGGTTTTGCTTTCCATGATGAGAGATTTTGTTACGCTGATCTGAATGATCTTCTGGTCCTGTTGGATCAGAATTCTTGGTCAGTATTATGGAACACGCGCATGATGCATCACCATCTACCGGCTAATCTCTCCCAGGTTCAGAGACAAATAAGGCCTCGTTCGTTTCACCGGATTGGCCCGGAATGAGGTCCATTCCGGATGGTTTGAAGTGACCCGGTTTGAAATCAGACTTGCATTGAAAGTGTTGTTCGTTTTAGTCTGGCCTGGAACGAAAACCGACCTGGATTGGAATCCTTCTACATTAGATGGCCCGGATTGAAACCATACCTCCTCACCCCTGGAATGAATCCTGACCGGATTGAGTGACACGGATGGAATCACTCAAACCGGACCTGAAAGTAATCCTAGCTGGAATCCAATCCTGGTgaaacgaacgaggcctaaTAGGAGATTGGATTCAGACCACATGGTGCTACAGCAGACGTGTGGTATGGATACTACTACTGTCATGTCTGACTGAGCATTCCTTAGTTACACGCTGACAAGATGGCAACTGGTCCTCATGCTGTTCAGGAAGAATTGTTACATGCGTACCTGAGTGAGACAGCTGCATCAGCAGTTGATCTCCAGTATCCCCCCAGAGAAGCGAAGCGTTTTCATTTCAAATGCTTTTGTCAGTTACGTTTAATCTCCAGTACGGAAAGCATGTCAATGTCAAACGCTCTGACCACATGGGACTAATTGATCAAGATTAACTTCATCCTATTTGCTCATGGCAACACAAAATGTGAGAAGACTTTGGATGCAATTACCTGTTTTGTTTTAGAGTATGcctgaagaggaagaagaagaaaatgtgcactctctgtttttttttcctccaacaAGAAAGAAACCTGAATGATTGCTCATATATACAACAAACCCCTCAAAGCTAACCTACAACAGCCATCCACCAGTGCAGATGTTTTCACATTTTACAGGACCTTCGCCCTGCAGTTCTGCAGAAAACAGAGACGCCAAAGCAGCTGCTATTTGCAGGGCCCTAGCTGGGTAGATCTGTCCACCTGCTTTCTTACTGTTTGGCTGTTATTCTCAGGCGTGGGGTTAACTTCAGACAACGGCATGTTGTTAGCCCCATCCACTGATGGGGCAGATGCCACCTGATTCTCCTGGTCGGGCTCATGTCTAGGAACCTCTGATGCCCTTGATGAATGTCCAGCGCTAACCAACAGGCAGCGGCATGGATCTGATCTTGACGATTCAGGAGAGCTTGGGGAGCTTATCACTATGCTGTGTAGAGGAGGAGGTGTGGTGTGTTCGCTATCAGTATCAGGGTTACCAAGCAATGAGATTCTACAGACTGGGCAGGTTGTGTTCTGCTCCAGCCACAAATCTATACAGGCCATGTGGAAATCATGGCCGCAGTAAGGAAGGGTGCGTAGCACATCTTTCTCTTCGTATTCCGCAAGACAGATGATGCACCTGCCAAAAATGATGAAGCAGTTCAGTGACTAGGTTTAGTGCCATCAAAGACGGTTGCTAAAGAAAATCAACAGAAAACAGAAACGGCAATCTGAATACCATGCAGCTAGGTTTAAGCAATCAAGAACAGTTTAGTTACTGCTAAGCATTCTGCCAGATGAATGGTTAATCCATTACTGTTTCCCTTTCAACAGGCACCGCAGATGAGGTTAACCAACTTGATAACAGATGCCTCATCATTGGTCTCTATCATCTTATTCAGGAATAGTTAAACAGATATACCCTATTTTGATGTGATTGATCAAGTGGTCTTAGCTGTCCAGTAACAATGCAAGATGAGGGACCTAATGATTCAATTGTCAATGTCCAGCATAACACAGTAATCAAGGCACTGGTACTAAAATATCACACCATTTTTCTCTATTGAGGCACCGAAACCCTCAAGGACAAGGCACCTGCATCCTCAAGGACAACTTCTTTGGTACTGAAAATGTAATTAACATGCTCGATGATGACCTTTTCAGTGCCAAAAGGCTACCTCCTAATAGGGTGGTGCATCATGATTGTTCAGTAACATTAAGCAAGCACAGACCCTAAAACCCTCAAGGACAAGGCACCGGCACCCTCAAGGACAACTTCTTTGGTACTGAAAATGTAATTAACAtgcttgatgatgacctttTCAGTGCCAAAAGGCTACCTCCTAATAGGGTGGTGCATCATGATTGTTCAGTAACATTAAGCAAGCACAGACTTGGCAAAGGGGCGCAATGAAAAATGTAGGAAAACTTGTCAGTAAAATTTTAGGAAATATGTTAACATTAACTGATGGCAAGTAAGGTTGAGCCATAATTTCTCCTTAACTTTGTTTCGGTAATTAAAACACTGAAAACATCATTTCCATATGAAGAGGACCCAATAGAACTTGTGTTAGCTTATATACCGTCTACAGTCTAATCAACTTTCACATTCAACAACCAGGAACGGAACCATTTCACATTCCCAGTCCCACCCCCAAAATAGTATACAAGTAGTATACTGGACAAGCATAACAGTGCTACCAGACGAACATAGCAGTGATCCCCACAAGCACCCAAGTAAGCTGATAGTAACACTGACATCTGCCAAAACACCTACAAGCCACTGATTGCGGCATCCAGATCCCCAATTTGCAATGCTACTTCTATAACGGGAGGGGAGAGAGATGCCCATAGAACCTGTTCGTGACCCATCTGAGAGTGCCCTCCCAACTACAAGCCCCTAGTTGCAGCATGCCGACTCCCAACCATCGAGAAATCCTACCAGCAGAAACGTGCACGATCAGGCATGACAGTTCCGTTCAAACTGCAATTTCCTAATGACGAACTCGCCCACCGTCCACCACCGGCGAGTAACCAATTCCACCGCTCTGCGAACTCAACTCGACCCGTCGACCGCACGCGAAAGCAAGAGCGCAGTAACGGCGGCACGCGGTAGATTCGAAGCTTACATTGCACGGGACGCTACAGTAGCGAGAGGTGGGTGGCGTGCAGGCACAGATTGGAATCGCGGATTGCCAACCCAGAGAATCAGAGGTAATAACGGATCGCGATCGGCACGGGAAATGAACCTGAAGTACTTACTGGGAATCGGCGTCGGAGTCGGAGGAGTCGGAGGCGCCCGAGCCGCGcgggccgccaccaccaccgccgccgccggcgaaggcgCGGGTGGGGAAGGTGGCGACGGCAGCGGGATCGAGGcccccaccggcggcgccgcccgcggagTGGCGTGGGACGGCGAAGGAATAGTGGGAGGCGGTGAACTGCGGGaggggcggggcgcggcgggagcggcgggcccggcggcggcggaggagcgcgcAGGCGAGGCGGGAGCAGACGAAGACGATGAAGATGACGCTGAAGCAGAAGCCCGCGAGCGCGAGCGCCATGCTCGACGACATGGCGGGGCCCATCGCGGCGGCCTCCGCCCCCCCCGCCACCAGATGATGCACGGTGTTCCGAGGGATCATTCCTTTATACTCCTTTTTCTTTAAATGCGAAATTCTAATGATCAAGCCTTCATACACACAGTGCCCTGAACCGCACCCTGCCAACGGCCCTAAATACCCTTTAGGATCTGCACGATTCTCGAGTCCCCTTCACCGCGACTGGAGTCTTGCAGATCTCTGTAGCAATCTTTATCCACTAGCTCAGAGTGACTGTACAAGTTTATGCTGATCCAGATCTGAACTAATAGTTATTCATCCTGCAAAGGCTCAAGATCGAGGGGTCTGTAGCTTGAANNNNNNNNNNNNNNNNNNNNNNNNNNNNNNNNNNNNNNNNNNNNNNNNNNNNNNNNNNNNNNNNNNNNNNNNNNNNNNNNNNNNNNNNNNNNNNNNNNNNNNNNNNNNNNNNNNNNNNNNNNNNNNNNNNNNNNNNNNNNNNNNNNNNNNNNNNNNNNNNNNNNNNNNNNNNNNNNNNNNNNNNNNNNNNNNNNNNNNNNNNNNNNNNNNNNNNNNNNNNNNNNNNNNNNNNNNNNNNNNNNNNNNNNNNNNNNNNNNNNNNNNNNNNNNNNNNNNNNNNNNNNNNNNNNNNNNNNNNNNNNNTGAAGTGCCCCCCAGGGGGCTGGGGCGcgacctctcctccctccctctactAGTGAGGTGGTGTGGAGGACATGCGGTtgtggtggtggcctggtgggctGTGCCGATGCGACGCGCACTCGCCGGCAGCGCCCTGGTAGCCTTTTTTGCCTTTGCGTTGACGTTTTCagtggcctgctgctgctcgggaCGCCTCCTTTTGCCTTTGCCTTGCTTTGTGGTGTGGCGTGGCGTCGCGTGGCATGGGTGGATTTTCTAGCTGTTGCGGACGATCCGCGAGCCGAACAAAATGTTGGGTGCGGGATGCCCGCGACCGCACCGCAACAGCATCCTCTTCCGGCTCCaacggaacggaacggaacggCGCGCTACTGGCGGTAGTGGGCGACGCGCAAGCACACCAGGCGTCACATCAGATAAGAAAAAATGACGTGGTGTGCATGCATTCCAGCATTCGTCAACGTTTAGATTCGCATGGAATGTCGCGGCATCGTGCACGTTGCTTGGTAGAATGTCAGGTACTGTAGGTTACAAAAGGGAGTCAACGACACGTTAGTGAAAGGAGGAAGAGCACATTGGAAAAGGGTGACGTTCGGATAGCATTAGGCCACAAGAACAAAGCAAAATGTTAGTGAAATGAAAGGAGGAATAGCACTTTGGAAAGCGTGAATGTTCCGATACGATTATGCCAGAAGATGAGAAGaacaaagcaaaaaaaaataaaaaaaatggagatGCGGGGTATCGATCCCCGTACCTCTCGCATGCTAAGCGAGCGCTCTACCATCTGAGCTACATCCCCGGACGATTTTCTGCCTTCCGGAGAAATTTTAAGAATCAATATCCGCAGAGTTGTCTCTATACGGGCCGTGCTGGACAAAATTGTTCGTTAATTGATCCTAGCAGACAGCCCGCGGACACTGGGCCTTCCTTTCTTTACGCTGTGTATAATGAACGGGTTGGGCCTCCCTTTTGTGAAAGAGAAGCACTGGGCCATCCTATGCAGCTGCCTCCTCATGTCGGAAAAGGTCCATTTTATTCTCCTCACTTATCCACTCTATCCTCTTAACCTCCTGAATAAAGTTTTAGCTCACTTTACTCTCCTGAAGTATTTATTTGATCTAATCTATCCCTAAttacatttatatttttttcttcgtgtatgagttgaattttgaattcaaattttgtgaacatatacaaaacatgatgccttatgttagaaaattatactaagaatttttcatggttattttcatagattAGAAATATTTAGTACGAAATTGAccttagatatacaaaattgtacgaaaagtaatcatgaaaaaaatctaatatatattttttaacatggaacatcatgttataagtcaactgacaaaatctgaaattaaaatttaatttgtacccaagaacaaaaagaagaaatctaattagagggTAGATTGGATCAAATAAAATAGTTttggggagtaaagtgagcttAAATTTTCCTTAGGgagttaagtggacaaagtaatgaagggagtaaaatagacttttttttttcctttatgcCCATATACCGCGCGCAATTTTCAGCAGTAACGGACGACGGAGAGGCTGAACCGACCATGGCAAAAGATGCAGTATTTCGCGTGTACTCATGTCCAAAGATCACATGGATTCAACAGCTAATCAGTGTGTTCGGCACAGCTGCGCTCTGAACCCCCAACCCAAGGACTGGccagctgaagcgaacagagccGATAGAAACCAACCGTCAGCTCTGAACCCCCAACCCAAGGACTGGTAGTGCTAGTGCATAGCGCGACCGCATACCGGATACTAGCAAGCAAACATCTGCCCCCACATCACATTTGTGTTTGTCCGTCTGAAAGCTAGGCGGCAATGCCGCTGGCGTCTGAACTCTGCACTCCATCATCTATACAAATGGGGTCTTCGAAGAATCGAGATGTCTCTCTAGCTGGCTGCATCCCCTGCAAACTGATGAGTGCATGTCTGATGCCTCTCCGCAACCGACCTCAGGGTCCCACATATCCAATCCTAATACCAAAGATATGGACCCCCTTAACATTCTAGCATTCGAGATAAAGATTCAGACTTCAGAGTAGCCATCCCATCCGTAGAAACAGATATGCTGCTGGCAGCTTGATCATCCTGATCGCTAGAGAGGGAGCAGAAAGCCAGAAAGGGCAGCTCCGCTCAGCTCCGGGAGAAAGCAGCGCGGCCACGGGCCTCCCACGTTCTCTGGGTATCGGGGTATGGGTTTGGCGCATCCATTTGGAGTCATCAGACAAATCCCATCACATTGCCGCCATCAGAGTAGGCCCAGCGGTTCAAAATGTCTTCGGCTCTTCTCTGCCACTCGTCGTCGTCTCCCTCTTCTTATGATTCCAAACACAAAACGTCCGACCTGAAGTTAGCGCTAGGCCACCGCAGGCCTGATTATTTGATGCGATGCGACTTTGAGAGCTGCTGTTGCCGCTGCGGATCACGAGATAAATCGAGCACCGAAACTGGTTTGAAAACTTACAACAAAACAACGGAAAGGCCGGGGTGTCGAGCCAGCTGCACGGCAAATCATGCTTTCCCAGCCGTAAGCTACTATTCTAAGCGTGTCCTCTAGCCATTAGGTCAAAGTCACtaattcaaggaacacaatggCAATTAGGACGTCTCCAACAATCCAGCTCTAAGCTAATAAAACTAATTGTTTATTTATTGAACAGTGCAAAAGATAAGAGACTACCTAGGAGTGAAGAGATAAGCTCGCTCATTTCGCAACGCACATTCCTCTCGCTGCATAATATTCAAGACTGGCTGCTGcacattctctctcctctaaaTTGATTAGTTTAGAGTTAGTGCTAGCTCGCACATTTGGAGACACTTTTAGGCGCCAAActtagggcatgtttgtttccaccctcctaaaaccttagctcctaaaaagtgactaaaaactgCCTAAAGTGCCAAACACTCCTTccaaaaagtgactaaaatctgTTAGGAGCCTCAAAAATTTTAGTCCACCCACCCCCTCCTAAAGCCTCCTAAAACCAGATCTGACCCCCactacccctcatttattaccctctctctcccgcccgactcccgcccgccgccgccgctgccgccgcccatctcccgccgcccgccgcccatctCCCGCAGCCGCCCACCACCCTCAACACACCCACGCACACAGGCACGAGCCGGCAACGcatggccggccgtggccttggccggcggcggggaatgGCAAGGCGCGGCCGGTGATGGGCGCAGGAGCACTGGGGCTTCACCACGACCCCGTTTTGGCTGCTTGttggggacgaggaggccggggaggtggtgttcggcggcggcgcccgagcttgggccggcggcaatggcggctgCGGGATCTGACATCCCCGGCGCTAGGAGCTACGGTGGCGGACAAGGAGTGGtcgagggggaagaggagggggtcaGGAAGCCGTGGGAGGCGGCGATTTGAAGATGGTGGAGTGGAGGCCGGAGATTTGGCCGGCGGACAGGCTCTGCTCAGCTCGGTGTTTCCTcgactggaggaggaagaagagatgagtgagagagagagaggaacagGGGTAGTGGGTTGGCTAGGAttcgaggggagggggcggcgccagcgggaggaggggaggggcggtccggggccggcggcgagacGGCCAGCGCTGGCGGAGGGGCGgcccggggccggcggcgggcgggccaaGCGCCAATAGCAGGGGCATGCAGGGGTATGGGGAAGGGCATCTTGGGTATTTTACCACTTTATTATtgcctttagtcacttttatgaggtggaaccaaacatactttTAGGAGGTGCCTAAAAACTGTctaaaatcttttaggagcTAAACCTTTAGGAGGTGGAAACAACCAGACCTTTAGTTACAATCTGATCAGATCTGCTCGCGGCAGCAATCAGGGTAGAATGTTCCAAGCATCCACGGAAACGGAATGGAATAGTGCAAGGAAACAAGATCTCTCACTCCGGAGAACAGGGCCTGCATGTTCCCCGGAATTCCAAGactagaaaaatataaaaacgAAATCAACGGGTCTCTCGGAATTCCGGCCCGGCCCATCACCATCCAATCACCGTCCACCTCCCTCGTGTCCCCTTCAAATTAAAATCCccatcgccaccaccacctcctctgctcttcttcatcttcctcctcggcTCCCCTGTcccccgcaggccgcagccgAGCCCAGCGCAATCCCACCAGCGCGCCGCAGCAAGTCGCAATGCCCCCCGACGGCGACGCCACCGCGGACCTCGCGGTGGACGAGCTGCAGAGCCTCAGCTTCGgttcctcctcgcgctcccgctccgcctccaccgtctccaccgccaccgcctcatgctccacctcctcctcaggTCCACTCCACCACCTCCCGCTCCCTCCGCGTTCCACgacgcccaccgccgccgccgcctccacgcaAACAATCCCGCGCCTCGGGCCCGTCTCCCTCTCCGACATCCGCTTCCTGCGGCGGCTCGGCGCGGGGGACATCGGCAGCGTGTACCTCGCCGAGGTCAGGGCGAAGAAGGAGAAgcccaacggcggcggcggcgctggcgtggGGGCCGTGCTGGTGGCCGCGAAGGTGATGGACCGGAAGGAGCTGGAGGGGCGGAACAAGGAGGGCCGCGCGCGCACGGAGCGCGAGATCCTCGAGGCCGTGGACCACCCGTTCCTGCCGCGGCTCTACGGCGTCGCCGAGGGGGACCGATGGTCCTGCCTCCTCACCGAGTTCTGCCCCGGCGGCGACCTCCACGTCCTGCGACAGCGCCAGCCGCACCGACGCTTCTCCGAGGCCGCAGTCAGGTACGATACCTACCGTGTTGATCCACATCTGCGATCATGAATTCATGCCGTGAATGTAGTGAGCGTGCCTCGAAATTTTGACGGGTATTCATGTTCAAAGGGCCATTTTTGGGGGGCTAAAATGTTGGCCCGGTTCATCTTGATCCGTAGGCATTAAGCTAGTGATTCTAGGCTTTTTGGGGAAGAAGAATCCGGCAGGTTTCCTGCAGTTTTGATTGATTGCTGCGGCGCTCTGTTTGTTTCCTTTTGGTGTTTTATTGTTCCTTttttacttgtttttttttgtatcCTTTCGTGTGTTTGTAGTGCACTATAGTTTAAGGATCTAGTGGATGCAGTCGGCCCCTTGTGTCTTCGGTTGGGCATGCATCCGCCTGGTTCTTGGTTTCCTCTGAATGCGTTTGATCATGAAAAACAGAGAGCGCTGCACAACGTCAGATTATTGCTTCCCTCTTGTTGGATGCATCCTTTAACGACAACGATAGAATCATAGAAACAGGTCACAAATAGAAAAGCAACGGCGGTGTGCGAGTGCGATGCGAAATAGTACGAAGaagaaactattttttttttctgctggACACTAAATCTGGAAACACTTGCCCGGCCCACCATGATCCGGTTTCGTTATCTGAagaagaggggaaaaaaatttgGAGACCGGACATCATGGATTGGAGCTCACTGTCACAGCACAGTCTGTTGCTTTTGAGCCATGCATACTATACTGTGACTGTCATCAGCACCACACAGCCCCCACACCATGATCCACCAGTGTTCCTCCTCCTGCGGAGCCCTCAAGTCAAGCCCCTGTCCATGTTACCATCTATGGAAGTAAAAGCTGTGCTCGGCATATGCGCTTGCTAAGTTCCTTTCCAGGCGTAGCGTCGTGCGTACCTTCAAGTGATCCCGGCTTGGGTCCCAGGCTCTCACCTTCACTACTGTACACCCCACTGTATGAACGGATAGTGACTTTATTCACTTCTCGGACGGCAAAATACGTACGTATTAGGGGTATACTAGGCTGCAGTGGTTgagtggtggactggtggtggtTTTTATTTCGGTTCCTGCTGCAGCTACGGTCGCTGAAACGATTGCGGCATCATGTGGATACGTTCGTCAGTCAAGGCCTCGATGCTAGTACATGGGTCCACCTAACAGAGTAGTACCTCAGTTGCACACTTTTGGGCGCTAGTgctttcatttttattttatttttttggttaAAAAAGAGATACTTAATCTAGTCTGTTTCGGCTCATTATTGAAGAGGTTCACGTCGCACGGCTCAAAAAAATTCCAAGCACGTACTCCTTCGCCGTGAGACGCGGCTTCCCACACACGTACCAGTATACTAACCAACCGTAGCGTTGTGAATTGCGATGGTACACGCTGCGGGTTCACCACCAGCTGCCGGCGACCAACGACAACATGGAGATCACCAGCCACCATCGGACGGAGCATCGTGGCACCGCCACATGGTACGGCCGGGCTGAGACGACGGGCACGAGCGGCGCCCGTGTGCTGCGGCGCTGGAAGCGGTTCCAGGAACATGGCACCATGCCATCAGTACATGCCATGCAGTCTTTTGGTGTAGATGCTGCTTTGCATTGGTCAAGGAGGGCCTTTTTATTAACCCACATGTGATGCGCAAGAATGGCAGCTCTGAAACACATACA containing:
- the LOC101784806 gene encoding RING-H2 finger protein ATL68, with protein sequence MGPAMSSSMALALAGFCFSVIFIVFVCSRLACALLRRRRARRSRRAPPLPQFTASHYSFAVPRHSAGGAAGGGLDPAAVATFPTRAFAGGGGGGGGPRGSGASDSSDSDADSQCIICLAEYEEKDVLRTLPYCGHDFHMACIDLWLEQNTTCPVCRISLLGNPDTDSEHTTPPPLHSIVISSPSSPESSRSDPCRCLLVSAGHSSRASEVPRHEPDQENQVASAPSVDGANNMPLSEVNPTPENNSQTVRKQVDRSTQLGPCK